In Maylandia zebra isolate NMK-2024a linkage group LG12, Mzebra_GT3a, whole genome shotgun sequence, a single genomic region encodes these proteins:
- the LOC143412455 gene encoding uncharacterized protein LOC143412455 isoform X2: protein MVDKDFAEINALQKVFPESAILLCWYHVLQAVNRWLSKSESGVHGLSNTQKRNEIISFFCKLKACTSEDDFKATSAEFCQTFKQYPLVCQYFQKHWEGIGHMWCDYGRRFSHARSETNNVIERFFHRLKYQFLSGYKNRRLDDLIEVLLGKADDYLSVIKTLQDVGRMKNRFADTLSQVSDSASRLMESGWALKITVKNSHGVNAYQVPSESREDMVYDVCPVESYCNCTYGLRGLLCKHLVLLAKLAEADNDIYPNMETDISTLARIAVKERHYFVHCEDLKVIKMPSLFGNLCFFASAATLQCTCCTFSHYNTCACLKVACSHFKQMKNSLKSPLSTLNDTPVVESTDKKCTEDAVGKLNAVLDTVKQWAFIPEGITPMIDELHTNVLKTKQVGKSICQYEIKTTDNARKIRPLYSSKKRSASIDIPTVCENECEQSITTERETSSGENENLLEYKTKKRRVKAKYMHK from the exons ATGGTTGACAAAGACTTTGCGGAAATAAATGCTTTGCAGAAGGTTTTTCCAGAGTCAGCTATCCTTCTATGCTGGTACCATGTCTTGCAG GCTGTTAATCGATGGCTTTCAAAATCAGAGTCCGGGGTCCATGGGCTTTCTAACAcccaaaagagaaatgaaatcatttctttcttttgtaagCTGAAAGCTTGCACATCT GAGGACGACTTTAAAGCCACATCAGCAGAGTTCTGCCAGACATTTAAGCAATACCCTTTGGTGTGCCAGTATTTTCAGAAGCACTGGGAAGGCATTGGCCACATGTGGTGTGACTACGGCCGTCGCTTCAGTCACGCTCGTTCTGAAACAAACAATGTGATTGAAAG atttttccacCGCCTGAAATACCAGTTTTTATCTGGCTACAAGAATAGGCGTCTGGATGATCTGATTGAAGTGCTCCTAGGGAAGGCCGACGACTACTTGTCAGTCATAAAAACCCTGCAAGATGTGGGCCGCATGAAAAACAGGTTTGCTGACACCTTGTCTCAAGTTTCAGACTCTGCTTCAAGACTGATGGAAAGTGGTTGGGCTCTTAAAATTACAGTCAAGAACAGCCATGGAGTTAATGCATATCAAGTCCCATCTGAGTCAAGAGAAGACATGGTGTATGATGTCTGCCCTGTTGAGTCCTACTGCAACTGTACATATGGCTTACGAGGACTTCTTTGCAAGCATCTAGTGTTACTTGCAAAATTAGCAGAGGCTGACAATGACATCTATCCAAACATGGAAACAGACATTTCTACCTTGGCAAGAATTGCAGTGAAAGAAAGGCATTACTTTGTACACTGTGAGGacttgaaagtgataaaaatgccAAGTTTGTTtggaaatctgtgtttttttgcATCGGCTGCAACACTTCAGTGCACTTGTTGTACGTTCTCTCACTATAACACATGTGCTTGCCTGAAGGTGGCTTGTAgccattttaaacaaatgaaaaactctCTGAAAAGTCCTCTATCAACTTTGAATGACACTCCTGTAGTTGAAAGCACAgacaaaaaatgcacagaagatGCAGTTGGAAAACTAAATGCTGTTTTAGACACAGTTAAACAGTGGGCATTCATTCCAGAGGGTATTACTCCAATGATAGATGAACTGCATACAaatgtcttaaaaacaaaacaagtaggCAAAAGTATATGCCAGTACGAAATAAAGACGACAGATAATGCACGCAAAATTAGGCCATTGTATTCTAGCAAGAAACGTTCGGCCAGCATCGACATTCCAACAGTCTGTGAAAATGAATGTGAACAGTCGATAACCACTGAAAGAGAGACATCctctggagaaaatgaaaaccttttggaatacaaaacaaaaaagagaagagttaaAGCTAAGTATATGCACAAGTAG
- the LOC143412455 gene encoding uncharacterized protein LOC143412455 isoform X1 — MIVLQTPVMKSNMENYAKQLVFVDTTHCVNQYSFPLFTLVVRDDHGHGVPVAYAIVSNESQKTLETVLGIVCEHFPTSPRAFMVDKDFAEINALQKVFPESAILLCWYHVLQAVNRWLSKSESGVHGLSNTQKRNEIISFFCKLKACTSEDDFKATSAEFCQTFKQYPLVCQYFQKHWEGIGHMWCDYGRRFSHARSETNNVIERFFHRLKYQFLSGYKNRRLDDLIEVLLGKADDYLSVIKTLQDVGRMKNRFADTLSQVSDSASRLMESGWALKITVKNSHGVNAYQVPSESREDMVYDVCPVESYCNCTYGLRGLLCKHLVLLAKLAEADNDIYPNMETDISTLARIAVKERHYFVHCEDLKVIKMPSLFGNLCFFASAATLQCTCCTFSHYNTCACLKVACSHFKQMKNSLKSPLSTLNDTPVVESTDKKCTEDAVGKLNAVLDTVKQWAFIPEGITPMIDELHTNVLKTKQVGKSICQYEIKTTDNARKIRPLYSSKKRSASIDIPTVCENECEQSITTERETSSGENENLLEYKTKKRRVKAKYMHK; from the exons ATGATTGTTTTGCAGACACCTGTAATGAAATCAAACATGGAGAACTATGCAAAACAGTTAGTATTTGTTGACACCACGCACTGCGTTAACCAGTATTCATTTCCCTTATTCACACTTGTTGTAAGAGATGATCATGGGCATGGAGTCCCTGTGGCCTATGCTATTGTCAGCAACGAAAGTCAGAAAACCCTGGAAACTGTTCTTGGAATAGTTTGTGAGCATTTCCCAACTTCCCCGAG agCATTTATGGTTGACAAAGACTTTGCGGAAATAAATGCTTTGCAGAAGGTTTTTCCAGAGTCAGCTATCCTTCTATGCTGGTACCATGTCTTGCAG GCTGTTAATCGATGGCTTTCAAAATCAGAGTCCGGGGTCCATGGGCTTTCTAACAcccaaaagagaaatgaaatcatttctttcttttgtaagCTGAAAGCTTGCACATCT GAGGACGACTTTAAAGCCACATCAGCAGAGTTCTGCCAGACATTTAAGCAATACCCTTTGGTGTGCCAGTATTTTCAGAAGCACTGGGAAGGCATTGGCCACATGTGGTGTGACTACGGCCGTCGCTTCAGTCACGCTCGTTCTGAAACAAACAATGTGATTGAAAG atttttccacCGCCTGAAATACCAGTTTTTATCTGGCTACAAGAATAGGCGTCTGGATGATCTGATTGAAGTGCTCCTAGGGAAGGCCGACGACTACTTGTCAGTCATAAAAACCCTGCAAGATGTGGGCCGCATGAAAAACAGGTTTGCTGACACCTTGTCTCAAGTTTCAGACTCTGCTTCAAGACTGATGGAAAGTGGTTGGGCTCTTAAAATTACAGTCAAGAACAGCCATGGAGTTAATGCATATCAAGTCCCATCTGAGTCAAGAGAAGACATGGTGTATGATGTCTGCCCTGTTGAGTCCTACTGCAACTGTACATATGGCTTACGAGGACTTCTTTGCAAGCATCTAGTGTTACTTGCAAAATTAGCAGAGGCTGACAATGACATCTATCCAAACATGGAAACAGACATTTCTACCTTGGCAAGAATTGCAGTGAAAGAAAGGCATTACTTTGTACACTGTGAGGacttgaaagtgataaaaatgccAAGTTTGTTtggaaatctgtgtttttttgcATCGGCTGCAACACTTCAGTGCACTTGTTGTACGTTCTCTCACTATAACACATGTGCTTGCCTGAAGGTGGCTTGTAgccattttaaacaaatgaaaaactctCTGAAAAGTCCTCTATCAACTTTGAATGACACTCCTGTAGTTGAAAGCACAgacaaaaaatgcacagaagatGCAGTTGGAAAACTAAATGCTGTTTTAGACACAGTTAAACAGTGGGCATTCATTCCAGAGGGTATTACTCCAATGATAGATGAACTGCATACAaatgtcttaaaaacaaaacaagtaggCAAAAGTATATGCCAGTACGAAATAAAGACGACAGATAATGCACGCAAAATTAGGCCATTGTATTCTAGCAAGAAACGTTCGGCCAGCATCGACATTCCAACAGTCTGTGAAAATGAATGTGAACAGTCGATAACCACTGAAAGAGAGACATCctctggagaaaatgaaaaccttttggaatacaaaacaaaaaagagaagagttaaAGCTAAGTATATGCACAAGTAG